From the genome of Trachemys scripta elegans isolate TJP31775 chromosome 2, CAS_Tse_1.0, whole genome shotgun sequence:
tggaataaaacccaggaggcCTGACTTCTGTCGCCTGCTGTGGGCATTAGAGACCACGCTGTCCCTCGCAGCAGTATTTTTGCCTGGGTTTGGCAGAGAACTGAAGCTAATATAGCTGCTTTTGTTTAAGAACTCTAAAACCTACAAATAACTTGTCCACCTGCCAATGTCAGCTTAATTCTGTCTAGCAGTAATTATTGCTATAAAAGCAGCAATGGAGAAGCACAACAGATAGTATTTGTGTAGGGGCTATGCAActagtggtggtggttgtttattttggatttaaaatgttcagaaatggAATAATCAACTTAAAAAGGAGACTGCCCCGGACCGTAGCATACTTAAAGATTTTCCCCATAAGATTATAATATCCTGAAGGCAGCTCAAATTTGGGCACATAAATCCAAATGATGGCCTTAAAGCGAGATTTAATCTCAGTCTGCCATGTCTCCAAAATGTTATGCAAGAGTTATACAGCAGGTTTATTGTTCCATGCTTTGTACTAGAACCAAAGCAATGaaggcagaggatataaaagaaatattatttgctGTAAGATAAGAAAACTATTATTGATACAGTGTTCACATTTAATGTCTGTTACATCATCAGTTTCCACTAAGCGATCCTCTGactttgtgtgtgtctctctctcataaGAAATGCGATTCTTGTTAAAAGTTCTGAGCGTGAGGCATAAGATTTCTGAACGCCCACCCttgcatatctttaaaaaaacaacttagCAGTACAGATGCCAAGCAATGGCTGGAAGGGCGTGAGAAGAGTTTCATTTTCTGTAAagttttaattataaaacaaagcaaagcagGAGTTCATGATAGCTGGGGGGAAATTCTgtgactataaaaaaaaaagtcagggatTAAACTGGTGTGACGTTATTttctttagagagacaaggtgggtgaggtaatatcttttattggaccaactattgtttgtgagagaaacaagctttcgagccacacagagctcttcttcaggtctggggaaggaacatCAAGTCTCACAGCGAggagtggaacagattgtttagcataagtagttagcacatattgtacgGGACCAGTCAAAATAGAGTGggccgttaacacctctgcagtcactggacaaaaagggggttagtgggttacagattgttttaatacgccataaatccagtgtctctgttcaatccattatttttagtgtttagcaaaATAATGAATTATTGAGTATTTTCTTTACCACGTAATGAAAGAATTAGAGAGACTTTGTTCCCTATATCAAGGATGGCAAAAATAATCTTCTAGCTAGGGCAGAGGGAAGAGATGACATTTTGCTCAAACCCTATATAAAATCACGAGCCTTTGGGTTTCTGTGATCTCTGCTCTAAAGATGCAAATCAAAACCCCACACCCTACAACTTTGGTGAGTTCAGATTGGCATCCAGGTTTGCTGGTGGCCTCCATTCTATCTTAACAGGAAGGGACAGACTGATacatctctgaactctgggaaCATTCAGACCCGAATTCTGATCTGAACTTTGCTGCTCTGCTTCTTGGCTATGAAATCCTCAACTCAAGCTGTGGCCTCCTAGGAAGAATATTTAATCTGCTTCTTGTTAGAgagcaattcccattgactttgtaaATGCTCTGTCCCTGCACTAGTGGAAATCTGTTTGTTACATACAGCAGCTGTGCCTCATAGTTCATTGGTTGCTAGGAAACAAGGGAATATGATCTAGTAGGAGCTATGTCTAGGGTCATCATCATGGTGTATAGTTTTAAACGCATTGGTACAGTTTAACCTGTGCAGGCAGATATGCAGCAACCAATCATTTTTCCAGAGTAAAGATCTACATGGTCACTTTCCTCTGAGTGCCAATAGCAGAGGGGGCTCAAAAAGCACCAGAAACCTCATGAGAAATCTGGCTCCCAGCCATCTTTGGCTTTATGCTACTGCTGTAAATAAATGGCTTGACTGAGGTTTAATGCCAGACTAGTAGATGAAGGGCACTTGTATCTCATTGTAATGAGCTGTGgcatgaggggagagaaaaaaggtaACTGCTGTGTTTGCTGTGTAGACCAAAGCGAAATGAAGTCACTGTCGGTGACTCAGAGGCATAAGAGTTCAGAAGTAATACACCTTACTTATACACTGCTAACAGCTACTTGTTGctaatgtaaatattttccatGTGAGTTCTTCAGATCTCCCTGTCATATAGCACGTGAGATAATGCAGTGATCCTATGCTGTACaacacactctggtggatcataCAATCGTTTGTGGGGGTTGGAGGGTGAGAGAAaagaatgaaatatatattttgaaaacaCAAGGCTTTTTCACAGAAGAAGAAAGAAGGAGCCTCCGGGTGTTAAGAAATAAGTTACCACTGTTAACTGTTGAAAATTATGTACTTTGAGTTTTGATTTGTCTAATGTCTTAATCATTTTCATGATGTGTTAATTGATATGTCCAGTGTTTAGCTGCTTTTACAGTATAGCAATAAATGGATCCTTGGAGTGCATGCAGCACTAAAGATCTGGTCTTAATTTTGTAGAGCGTTTTTTTTCTCCCAGTGCTAATACCTTgatttccctttccccctctttctcGTTCCAGAATccagagcagctgctggagcattGTGCTCACAGGGAGATGATTCCTCATGAAGTCACTGGATCCCCTTCAGAAATCAAATGTGACTTTCCATTTATCAGACTGAAATCAGaaccagccagacagtgaagCAAGAACAGTGGAGGGGGGACGGCGAAAGATGAAATCCAACCAAGAGAGGAGCAATGAATGCCTGCCGCCCAAAAAGCGAGAAATCCCCACCACCAGCCTGCCCTCCGAGGTGAAGCCAGTGGTCCTGCCAAACGAAAACCACCGCACGGACAACTTAACATGGCTCTCCAGTatgcccagcagccagagcagcaTGGGTGGAAGGCACCGGACTGGAGGGAGTTCAGTGGAGATTGGCTTGCAGCAGGGTTTACACAAAGCACCGTCTACAGGAATGGACTATTCCCCACCGAGTGCTCCCAGGTCCGTTCCAGTCTCAACAACACTTCCCACAGTGTACTCGCCCGCACTCTCACAGTCAGGGACGCCTGTATCCCCGGTGCAGTACACGCACCTGCAGCACACTTTCCAGTTCGTTGGGCCCCAGTACAGTGGACCATACGCCGGATTCATCCCCTCCCAgttgatttccccgacagccaatTCCGCAACTTGTGCGGCAGCCTCTGCCACTGCTGTTGCAACCACTCCATCCCAGCGTTCCCAGCTGGAGGCTTATTCCACTTTCCTGGCCAGCATGAGCAGCTTAAGTCAGCAGGGGCACAAAGTTGAGCAGCATTTAGTCAGGACACCTGGATTGATTGCAGCAGGGTCTCCTCCACCGACCCAGCAAAACCAGTATGTCCACATTTCCAGCTCTCCCCAGAGCACAGTCAGAAATGTCTCTCCTCCGACCATCCCAGTCCATTTGCATCCCCACCAAACGGCGATTCCACACACCCTCACCCTCGGCCCCTCCTCCCAAGTGGTGGTGCAGTACTCGGACTCCGGGGGCCACTTTGTCACGAGGGATTCTACCAAGAAAGCTGAGAGCAGCAGGCTGCAGGCAATGCAGGCGAAGGAAATACTGAATGGAGAGATCGAGAAAAGCAGGAGGTACGGCCTGTCGCCCTCTGGAGATGTGAGTTTAGTCAAAGCAGGCAATAAACCAGCTCCTCATCATTATGAGACCAGACATGTGGTGGTGCACTCGAGTCCTGCTGAGTACAGTGCACGGGATTCCTCAGGCATCAGGGCCTCTGTTATGGTTGTACCGAACAGCAGCACACCTATTACGGAGATGGAGGTACAGCAGGCCACCAACAGAGAAACTCCTCCCTCAGTCCTCAACGACAAGGGAAACCTGCATTTAGGAAAGCCAGCCCACAGGTCTTATGCTTTATCTCCGCAACAGACTATGGGCCACGAGGGGGTGAAAGCGGTCGCCACGCTGTCCCCCCACACTGTCATTCAGACAACCCACAGCGCCTCAGAGCAACTCCCTGTCGGGCTGCCTGCGACAGCCTTCTATGCCGGGACCCAGCCACCGGTAATTGGCTATCTGAGCAGTCAGCAGCAAGCGATTGGTTACCCTGGAAACCTGCCACAGCACCTGGTGATCCCtggcacccagcccctgcttatACCAGTTGGCAATGCAGATGTTGAATCATCAGGAGTAGCACCTGCTATAGTCACTTCATCTCCCCAGTTTGCAGCAGTGCCTCATACATTTGTCACTACCACCATTCCTAAGAGTGAGAATTTCAGTGCTGAGTCGCTAGCAACCCAGCCGGCCTACCAGGCAGCCGTGGTGCAGGCCCAGATCCACCTCCCGGTGGTGCAGTCCGTAgcttctccagcagcagctcctcctacACTGCCTCCTTACTTCATGAAAGGGTCAATCATTCAGTTGGCCAATGGGGAGCTGAAGAAAGTAGAGGACTTAAAAACAGAAGACTTTATACAGAGTGCAGAAATTAGCAATGACCTGAAAATAGACTCCAGCACAGTGGAGAGGATTGAAGACAGCCATAACCCAGGCATTGCTGTGATACAGTTTGCAGTTGGAGAGCATCGAGCACAGGTAATGAGCATTGCAAATTGTGGGCATAGGTGGAAAGATACCAATTCGATCTTCCTGGAAACAACTTACCTTATAGTGCCTTCCAAGAGGGAGTTGTGTTCTTAGTTCTTCATCTGGCACACACCTAACAGCTCATGCCACATTAGAGATCTCACTGGCCCAAAGTCACCCCTTGTACCGTGCCAGTGAAGTTATACCAGTAATAAATCAGGCCCATTTTATGCAATGGTAGATCTTGTTTTGGGAAACtacaggacctgattctcctctcactaccAGTTTAAACTCGGTttaagtcagtgaagttacaccagagtaatgctggggaaagaggagaatCATCTTATGGTTTGACTATGCCTGGGGGAAGGAATCATTTGTGTACTTGTTTCAAATTGTTAGCTCAACAACCCAGATCATATTGCAGATCTGTAGGCATTAGTACTATTACTTCTTTGTATTGGGATAATGCCAGATGGTCCCAACCAACATTCAGAGCTGCACTGCACATAGTAAAAGAATGGTCCCCGGTCTGAATAGtgtgcaatctaaatagacaggacagacaaaaGGCGGCAGGGGAAGCAGAAGCACagaagggatttgcccaaggtcacaaagcaggtcagtgccagatgcaggaatagaatccatgtCTCTGAGTGTCTAGTCCATTGCCCTATGCACTGGGACTGTAGGCAGTGATATTATTGGGAACAGGCCCCATTGTACTTTCTAACCAAAGAAAGGATCAAATCTGAGCCATGATCCTAGTGGTATTAAAACGTAAAATTACTCAGTTTAAACCTCAAAAAGCATATGCTTTTCAATCTGACAGCTGAGTTTTAGTTTTGACTGATTCCTGCTTCAGAAGGCTCCAGTACCGTTCAGTCTCAAATGAAAAACTGTCTCTGAGGGGTAAAGAGGGGACAAGGCTGTGAATTTCCATGGCTTGAAACTTGGAGCTTTCTTGGAATGCTTTCGCTCACACGTTGAAGGCACTGAAACACTACACAGAGTGTCATTCAGATTTTGGTTATGAGTGGTTTAAGTGCTGCAGAGCTCTCATGCTGTGTGTGTTCAAGGGAAATGTTAAAAGCAAAATCATCCCAGAACCTAGGCTACCCACACTTCTTCACTTTGCGTCATACTGGCTTGCATTGTAAAGAAGGAAATTGTAACTTTGCAAAGGGCCTTTCGGACCCAGAGTTCAATGGTCATAAGCCGTTAATTTGATACTGTCCACTATCCAAGTAGCTCAGATTCCACAGTGATGAGCCAGGGAATAGATTAGATCAATTAGATAGCAGTTTAGTTCAGAGAAGTATTTGGGTTattttttgaaaagcaaaacaaatctcAGTGTAAGTGGTTTagatttggttttaaatatttctctgcGGTGTTCAGAACCCAGACGCTGCACAATGGTGGCTGGTTCGTGAGCATCACAAAGAGAGATGGACTAGAAACTGAGTTGTAGAAGGGAAACAAACAACATCATTGTTGAGGAGTAGATTAGAGCTCTGAAATTCTTTTGGTTTTAACAATCCAAGGCCTATGCTTCCATAACTGCCTGCGTAAAAAGCGGGTTCCTATATATGATCCGCCACTCAGGTAACTGAGCATGCAAATTAGGTGTGCAGTTGTGTTCCCATTTACACATTGGGGCTTCTGGTATTATCAGTAATCCATATAAGGAGGTGAGTatattgtttttttattatatatgtttTTATATTAACAGTATCACTTTAAGAGACATAAGGAGGATCCACAGAATTGCTTTTCGTTTACAGCCTTCAAATCCCCAGTGATATCATTGCAGTGTAGGCTTAGAGCCTCACATCTCTTCTTCGGCTTCATGATCAGAAAAACAGTCCCTGGATCAGAACCGGTTATTATAATTTGTTTATATATAGTTGCTTAGAATAATGAGATTTCAAAGATAGTAATTTCCCATCTGCAATTTTCATCTTGCTctcatttctctccctctccagccAGACCACTGGTCTCTGCACCAGCAGAAGAGGTACAAATTAGTAGGTAGCATTTATGTCATGTCTTGTTCACAGATATGTCAGTGTAGCCAATGTGTTGTAATGCTGCACACTGGGAAGAGCTCCCTTGCAGAAGGATAGAGTGCCATCATCTGGTAGAAACCATATTCAGTTGCTggctataaaaacaaaactgcaaggCACAGTCTCATCCAGTGAAGTGTCAACTTCTCAAGAAGCGTATAAGAATCCGGCTGACGACATTCCAGTTAAAATACTCCACCAGCTGTGTTTCCCACAAGGGATGCTTCCAGAATTCAGAAAGAGTCACGTAGAGATAGGATTAAAATGTGGGTTTAATTTAGATTTCCTGTAGATTCCAGAACTTGGG
Proteins encoded in this window:
- the ATXN1 gene encoding ataxin-1 isoform X1, which codes for MKSNQERSNECLPPKKREIPTTSLPSEVKPVVLPNENHRTDNLTWLSSMPSSQSSMGGRHRTGGSSVEIGLQQGLHKAPSTGMDYSPPSAPRSVPVSTTLPTVYSPALSQSGTPVSPVQYTHLQHTFQFVGPQYSGPYAGFIPSQLISPTANSATCAAASATAVATTPSQRSQLEAYSTFLASMSSLSQQGHKVEQHLVRTPGLIAAGSPPPTQQNQYVHISSSPQSTVRNVSPPTIPVHLHPHQTAIPHTLTLGPSSQVVVQYSDSGGHFVTRDSTKKAESSRLQAMQAKEILNGEIEKSRRYGLSPSGDVSLVKAGNKPAPHHYETRHVVVHSSPAEYSARDSSGIRASVMVVPNSSTPITEMEVQQATNRETPPSVLNDKGNLHLGKPAHRSYALSPQQTMGHEGVKAVATLSPHTVIQTTHSASEQLPVGLPATAFYAGTQPPVIGYLSSQQQAIGYPGNLPQHLVIPGTQPLLIPVGNADVESSGVAPAIVTSSPQFAAVPHTFVTTTIPKSENFSAESLATQPAYQAAVVQAQIHLPVVQSVASPAAAPPTLPPYFMKGSIIQLANGELKKVEDLKTEDFIQSAEISNDLKIDSSTVERIEDSHNPGIAVIQFAVGEHRAQYHFKRHKEDPQNCFSFTAFKSPVISLQCRLRASHLFFGFMIRKTVPGSEPVSVEVLVEYPFFVFGQGWSSCCPERTSHLFDLPCSKLSVGDVCISLTLKNLKNGSIKKGQPMDSASILLKHSKNDSLAGSRHRYVEQENGINQGSAQMLSENGELKFLDKIGLPAAPLLTKTEPSKPTATRKRRWSAPETRKLEKSEEEPPLTLPKPSFIPQEVKICIEGRSNVGK
- the ATXN1 gene encoding ataxin-1 isoform X2 codes for the protein MKSNQERSNECLPPKKREIPTTSLPSEVKPVVLPNENHRTDNLTWLSSMPSSQSSMGGRHRTGGSSVEIGLQQGLHKAPSTGMDYSPPSAPRSVPVSTTLPTVYSPALSQSGTPVSPVQYTHLQHTFQFVGPQYSGPYAGFIPSQLISPTANSATCAAASATAVATTPSQRSQLEAYSTFLASMSSLSQQGHKVEQHLVRTPGLIAAGSPPPTQQNQYVHISSSPQSTVRNVSPPTIPVHLHPHQTAIPHTLTLGPSSQVVVQYSDSGGHFVTRDSTKKAESSRLQAMQAKEILNGEIEKSRRYGLSPSGDVSLVKAGNKPAPHHYETRHVVVHSSPAEYSARDSSGIRASVMVVPNSSTPITEMEVQQATNRETPPSVLNDKGNLHLGKPAHRSYALSPQQTMGHEGVKAVATLSPHTVIQTTHSASEQLPVGLPATAFYAGTQPPVIGYLSSQQQAIGYPGNLPQHLVIPGTQPLLIPVGNADVESSGVAPAIVTSSPQFAAVPHTFVTTTIPKSENFSAESLATQPAYQAAVVQAQIHLPVVQSVASPAAAPPTLPPYFMKGSIIQLANGELKKVEDLKTEDFIQSAEISNDLKIDSSTVERIEDSHNPGIAVIQFAVGEHRAQVSVEVLVEYPFFVFGQGWSSCCPERTSHLFDLPCSKLSVGDVCISLTLKNLKNGSIKKGQPMDSASILLKHSKNDSLAGSRHRYVEQENGINQGSAQMLSENGELKFLDKIGLPAAPLLTKTEPSKPTATRKRRWSAPETRKLEKSEEEPPLTLPKPSFIPQEVKICIEGRSNVGK